Proteins from one Candidatus Saccharimonadales bacterium genomic window:
- a CDS encoding NADP-dependent malic enzyme codes for MTDYNELALELHKNHKGKISTTLRDTRVLDKELLSAYYTPGVAAVSKAIADDASLLPVYTWTNNLVAVISDGSAVLGLGNIGPKASMPVMEGKALLFKHFAGIDSVPIILDVHSADEIVAVVKAIAPSFGAINLEDIAAPICFEVEERLKEELDIPVFHDDQHGTAVVVLAGLINAMKVVSKKLSDTKIVIIGAGAAGTAITKLLHLYAKPQIIAVDSKGIIGIGREDLNNEKKALLEYIDGSQTGSLEDALIDADIFIGVSKPGLLTADMIATMANQPVVFALSNPTPEIMPDEAKAAGVAVMATGRSDFPNQVNNATAFPGIFRGALDNGVPMITDAHKILAAEVIAGLVDEIDAEHVIPSVFDERLVPSIAAVIR; via the coding sequence ATGACTGACTACAACGAACTCGCACTTGAACTTCATAAAAATCATAAAGGTAAAATTTCAACAACACTCCGTGACACGCGCGTCCTCGATAAAGAGCTGCTGAGCGCATACTACACGCCTGGTGTTGCTGCTGTTAGTAAGGCAATTGCTGATGATGCATCACTTCTACCCGTATATACATGGACAAACAATCTTGTGGCCGTCATATCTGATGGGTCTGCAGTTCTTGGGCTTGGAAACATTGGACCAAAAGCCTCGATGCCAGTAATGGAAGGTAAAGCGCTGCTATTTAAGCACTTCGCTGGAATCGATAGCGTGCCAATCATACTTGACGTGCATAGTGCAGACGAAATCGTTGCAGTAGTTAAGGCAATCGCGCCGAGTTTTGGTGCTATAAATCTTGAAGATATTGCTGCACCAATCTGTTTTGAAGTAGAAGAACGACTTAAGGAAGAGTTGGATATCCCAGTTTTTCATGATGACCAACACGGTACAGCGGTCGTTGTTCTTGCAGGGCTAATTAATGCAATGAAAGTTGTCAGTAAAAAATTATCTGATACAAAGATAGTCATCATTGGTGCGGGTGCTGCTGGTACGGCTATTACAAAGCTATTGCACCTTTATGCAAAACCCCAGATTATTGCAGTCGATAGTAAAGGCATCATCGGTATTGGACGAGAAGATCTTAATAATGAGAAGAAGGCTCTTCTCGAATATATCGACGGTTCCCAGACTGGTTCACTCGAAGATGCACTAATAGACGCTGATATTTTTATTGGAGTGAGCAAGCCAGGTCTTCTTACCGCTGATATGATCGCAACTATGGCAAATCAACCAGTTGTATTTGCACTCTCTAATCCAACACCAGAAATTATGCCTGATGAGGCTAAAGCTGCTGGGGTAGCCGTCATGGCAACTGGTCGTAGTGATTTTCCAAATCAGGTTAATAATGCAACTGCATTTCCTGGTATATTTCGTGGAGCCCTCGATAATGGAGTCCCTATGATTACGGATGCACATAAGATACTAGCTGCAGAAGTAATCGCTGGGCTTGTTGATGAAATTGATGCTGAGCATGTGATTCCAAGCGTATTTGATGAGCGTCTTGTTCCTAGCATTGCGGCTGTGATACGATAA
- the rplS gene encoding 50S ribosomal protein L19 has translation MSFALIQKVNDEQKKAGVVSAKSGDTVRVHQKIKEGTKERIQIFEGVVIRTDRNNSHTARITVRKIASGVGVEKSFLIHSPLVDKIEIARRAKVRRNYLSFLRSRSGKSARLTAQDFDREAVNKVNEAPAKEVIAEPATEKAE, from the coding sequence ATGAGTTTTGCACTAATTCAAAAGGTTAACGACGAGCAGAAAAAAGCTGGCGTAGTTAGCGCAAAGAGCGGTGACACTGTCCGTGTTCACCAGAAAATTAAAGAAGGTACTAAAGAACGTATTCAGATTTTTGAAGGCGTTGTTATTCGTACTGACCGAAATAATTCGCATACTGCACGTATCACAGTTCGAAAAATTGCTAGTGGTGTTGGCGTTGAGAAAAGTTTCTTAATCCACAGTCCACTTGTTGATAAGATCGAGATCGCTCGCCGTGCGAAAGTACGCCGTAACTACCTTTCATTCCTACGTAGTCGTAGTGGTAAAAGTGCTCGTCTTACAGCGCAAGATTTTGACCGTGAAGCTGTCAACAAAGTTAACGAAGCTCCTGCAAAAGAAGTTATTGCAGAACCTGCAACTGAAAAAGCAGAATAG
- a CDS encoding ribonuclease HII → MILGIDEVGRGPWAGPLVVGAVVLGDIPIEGLTDSKKLTKKRREELDAIIRRDAAGFGLGWVSADELDSIGLSAALRLATRRAVEQVTSAYSEIIIDGTINFLANTSRAAYVTTIPKADLLVPSVSAASIIAKVARDAFMTDQDAVYPGYGFKTHVGYGTPAHRQAIENLGVTPLHRLSFAPLTKYRLDTPNHKKSKSSTKYV, encoded by the coding sequence ATGATTTTAGGAATTGACGAAGTTGGGCGCGGACCTTGGGCGGGACCTCTTGTTGTGGGAGCTGTTGTTTTAGGCGATATTCCTATCGAAGGACTCACTGACAGTAAAAAGCTAACGAAAAAGCGTCGCGAAGAACTTGATGCTATTATTCGCCGAGATGCAGCCGGCTTTGGTCTAGGATGGGTGAGTGCTGATGAACTTGATAGTATTGGACTGTCAGCCGCACTAAGGCTTGCTACCCGCCGGGCTGTTGAACAGGTCACTTCAGCCTACAGTGAGATTATTATTGATGGAACAATAAACTTTCTTGCTAACACAAGTAGGGCTGCTTATGTCACGACGATTCCAAAAGCTGACCTGCTCGTTCCTAGCGTCTCTGCGGCATCAATTATAGCGAAGGTGGCTCGTGATGCCTTTATGACCGACCAAGACGCTGTGTATCCCGGCTATGGCTTCAAGACTCATGTTGGGTATGGCACACCAGCACATCGCCAAGCGATAGAGAACTTAGGTGTGACTCCACTTCACCGACTATCTTTTGCGCCACTAACAAAATACCGACTAGATACACCAAATCATAAAAAGTCTAAATCATCCACGAAGTATGTATAA
- a CDS encoding M1 family metallopeptidase produces MQTVPRLIDQFSPTHYDLSLMLGRAERTFRGTVTIHGVSPDSTGTIIVHAKDLAIESATLDGKEADFGSSDNDELHITHPDIHSGTHILVIGFSGTITDPMHGLYPCYYEYNGVKKELLATQFESHHTREVFPCIDEPEAKATFDVTLTTEQNITVLGNMPVERQVVADDQLVTSFKTSPKMSTYLLAFVVGEMHKKTATTKSGVEVNVWATPAQPPESLDFALGVATRTIDFFDEYFGVPYPLPKSDHVALPDFGSGAMENWGLITYREIALLADPKTTSISSKQYIATVVAHELSHQWFGNLVTMKWWNNLWLNESFATLMEYIAIDALYPEWNIWLDFASGEVVMALRRDSVDGVQAVQVDVNHPDEISTLFDGAIVYAKGARLLRMLEHYVGKEDFRTGLGLYFKEHAYSNTDQDDLWNALAKISGKDIAGLMNTWISQSGYPVLHVSQDGDQVTLAQEQFFVGPHEASSKLWPIPLTSPCSEMPEILSERSVVVTRHHTTPLRFNDQDTAHFITHYSDDLLQRLIGEVSAGNLSMLDRIQLLDESTMLARAGILPSIQLISLLGGYKNETSEPVWTIMSMAIGELKKFVDDNPIAESKLRTFAANMAAEQYARLGWDAKPGESEEDSKLRATILALTLYGEAPDALQKAKTLFESNDLIDLDPELRPLIISSVVRHDDGKIFDALFSTYKSSSSAELQQDICLGITSTRTKEKILLLLEAIKDPLVIRPQDAARWFVYLIRGRESRDAAWQWIRDNWQWVIDTFAGDKSYDDYPRYSASSLVTREQLAQYIEFFTPKKEIPALSRVITIGVSEIEGRVELIERDRDSVISALLAL; encoded by the coding sequence ATGCAGACAGTACCTCGACTTATTGATCAATTTTCACCAACACATTATGACCTTTCATTAATGCTTGGCCGGGCTGAGCGAACTTTCCGTGGGACAGTTACTATTCACGGCGTGTCACCCGATAGTACCGGTACTATCATCGTTCATGCAAAGGATCTTGCAATTGAATCAGCTACGCTAGATGGCAAAGAAGCAGATTTTGGTAGCAGCGACAACGATGAGCTCCATATCACTCACCCAGATATCCATAGTGGAACACATATTCTTGTTATCGGTTTTTCAGGTACGATCACCGACCCCATGCACGGACTCTATCCCTGCTACTACGAATATAATGGTGTTAAAAAAGAGCTCCTAGCTACGCAGTTCGAAAGCCATCATACCCGTGAAGTATTCCCGTGTATCGATGAACCTGAAGCAAAGGCGACTTTTGACGTCACTCTCACGACCGAACAAAACATTACAGTTTTAGGAAATATGCCTGTCGAGAGACAAGTTGTGGCTGATGACCAGCTTGTGACCTCTTTTAAGACATCGCCAAAAATGAGCACGTATCTGCTCGCATTCGTTGTTGGTGAAATGCATAAAAAGACTGCAACAACGAAAAGTGGCGTCGAAGTAAATGTTTGGGCAACACCAGCTCAACCACCAGAAAGCCTTGATTTCGCTCTTGGCGTTGCAACTCGAACGATTGATTTCTTTGACGAGTATTTCGGTGTCCCTTATCCGCTACCTAAGTCGGATCATGTGGCACTTCCAGATTTTGGATCTGGTGCAATGGAAAACTGGGGCCTCATTACTTATCGTGAAATTGCGCTCCTTGCAGATCCTAAGACAACTTCAATAAGTAGTAAGCAGTATATTGCAACTGTTGTTGCGCATGAGCTATCTCATCAGTGGTTCGGTAATCTTGTCACTATGAAGTGGTGGAATAATCTTTGGCTAAATGAAAGTTTTGCAACCCTGATGGAGTACATTGCCATTGATGCACTTTACCCTGAATGGAATATATGGCTTGATTTCGCATCAGGTGAGGTTGTCATGGCCCTACGTCGAGACAGTGTTGACGGTGTACAGGCTGTTCAGGTAGATGTAAACCATCCTGATGAGATTAGTACGTTATTTGACGGTGCAATCGTTTACGCAAAAGGCGCTCGGCTCCTACGCATGCTAGAACACTACGTAGGCAAAGAAGACTTTCGTACTGGTCTTGGGCTGTACTTTAAAGAACATGCCTACAGCAACACTGATCAAGATGACCTATGGAATGCATTAGCAAAGATTAGCGGTAAAGATATTGCCGGTCTTATGAATACATGGATTTCACAGTCTGGCTATCCGGTTCTCCATGTCTCACAGGACGGTGATCAAGTAACACTCGCTCAGGAACAATTCTTTGTAGGTCCACACGAAGCATCGAGTAAACTATGGCCAATTCCGCTCACCTCTCCTTGTAGCGAGATGCCAGAAATACTTTCTGAAAGATCGGTTGTCGTGACGCGTCACCACACCACACCACTCAGATTTAACGACCAAGATACGGCTCATTTTATTACTCACTATAGTGACGATTTGCTCCAGCGATTAATCGGCGAGGTGAGTGCCGGTAACTTATCTATGCTTGATCGTATCCAACTGCTTGATGAATCAACGATGCTTGCAAGAGCAGGTATTCTTCCGAGTATTCAGCTCATTAGCCTCCTCGGTGGGTATAAAAATGAAACGAGTGAACCAGTATGGACGATTATGAGTATGGCTATTGGTGAATTAAAAAAGTTTGTCGATGATAACCCCATAGCTGAGAGTAAGCTGCGTACATTTGCTGCAAACATGGCGGCAGAGCAATATGCTCGACTTGGATGGGATGCAAAACCAGGTGAATCAGAAGAAGACTCGAAACTTCGTGCAACGATTTTAGCGCTTACACTATACGGTGAAGCTCCCGATGCACTTCAAAAAGCAAAGACTCTATTTGAATCAAATGATCTCATCGATCTTGACCCAGAGCTTCGACCCCTTATTATTAGCAGTGTTGTACGGCATGATGATGGAAAGATATTTGATGCACTATTTTCAACATATAAGTCATCATCGTCAGCTGAACTGCAGCAGGATATATGTCTTGGTATTACATCAACTCGAACTAAAGAGAAAATACTGCTACTTCTTGAAGCAATAAAAGATCCGCTAGTTATACGGCCTCAGGATGCTGCACGCTGGTTCGTGTATCTCATTCGTGGCAGAGAAAGTCGCGATGCCGCTTGGCAGTGGATTCGAGACAACTGGCAGTGGGTCATTGATACATTTGCTGGTGACAAAAGCTACGATGACTACCCGCGCTACAGTGCAAGTAGTCTTGTAACACGAGAACAACTAGCTCAGTATATTGAGTTCTTCACACCTAAGAAGGAGATTCCAGCTCTGAGTCGTGTTATTACAATTGGAGTTTCGGAAATAGAAGGTCGCGTCGAGCTGATTGAACGAGACCGTGATAGTGTCATATCAGCGCTACTGGCACTTTAA
- a CDS encoding HNH endonuclease family protein encodes MKQGYVLRRIIGVIFILATVAAVSINHPNIMQSVAPPQSVSTATGPAIDVLNSLAVKGRSPKTGYARTQFGDGWTISKGCDTREIILRRDMTNVTANDKCQVISGTLNDPYTGKIILFSRGESSSSAVQIDHVVALSNAWQTGAQQLTVDQRVSLANDPLELLAVDGPTNQQKSDGDAATWLPSNKLYRCQYVSRQVAVKSKYKLWVTQSEKNAITAILSTCPGQILPQ; translated from the coding sequence ATGAAACAAGGTTACGTACTTCGACGGATCATTGGGGTAATTTTTATCCTCGCTACCGTAGCAGCTGTGTCTATTAACCATCCAAATATAATGCAGTCAGTGGCTCCGCCTCAATCCGTTAGTACGGCAACGGGACCAGCAATAGATGTACTAAATAGTCTTGCGGTTAAAGGTCGCTCTCCAAAAACAGGGTACGCGAGGACGCAATTTGGTGATGGCTGGACAATATCTAAAGGGTGTGACACTCGGGAGATTATTTTACGTAGGGACATGACGAATGTCACCGCGAATGACAAGTGCCAGGTAATAAGCGGTACGCTCAATGATCCGTATACTGGTAAAATAATTCTTTTTAGCCGAGGTGAATCATCAAGTAGCGCAGTGCAGATCGATCATGTTGTTGCGCTTAGTAATGCTTGGCAGACCGGTGCTCAGCAGCTTACTGTGGATCAGCGCGTGTCACTTGCTAATGATCCACTTGAGTTACTTGCCGTTGATGGTCCAACAAATCAACAAAAATCTGATGGTGACGCTGCCACATGGTTACCCTCAAATAAGTTATATCGTTGTCAGTATGTCAGTCGTCAGGTTGCAGTGAAATCAAAATACAAACTGTGGGTGACTCAATCTGAAAAAAATGCGATCACAGCTATTCTCTCAACATGTCCAGGACAAATACTACCCCAGTAA